In the Telopea speciosissima isolate NSW1024214 ecotype Mountain lineage chromosome 2, Tspe_v1, whole genome shotgun sequence genome, one interval contains:
- the LOC122650200 gene encoding uncharacterized protein LOC122650200, protein MATAKIVGALVGTAVIAYTVDHFIADKKIFGGTTPSTVSNKEWWAETDKRFQAWPRTAGPPVVMNPISRQNFIVKTPTES, encoded by the exons ATGGCAACAGCTAAGATTGTGGGTGCTTTAGTGGGAACCGCTGTAATTGCTTACACAGTGGATCATTTTATTGCTGACAAGAAGATTTTCGGAG GTACCACTCCCAGTACTGTTTCAAACAAAGAATGGTGGGCAGAAACTGATAAGAGGTTCCAGGCATGGCCACGTACAGCAGGACCTCCGGTGGTGATGAACCCTATCAGTCGCCAGAATTTTATTGTGAAGACCCCTACTGAATCTTAA
- the LOC122650199 gene encoding uncharacterized protein LOC122650199, with the protein MATAKIVGALVGTAVIAYTVDHFIADKKIFGGTTPSTVSNKEWWAETDKRFQAWPRTAGPPVVMNPISRQNFIVKTPTDS; encoded by the exons ATGGCAACAGCTAAGATTGTGGGTGCTTTAGTGGGAACCGCTGTAATTGCTTACACAGTGGATCATTTTATTGCTGACAAGAAGATTTTCGGAG GTACCACTCCCAGTACTGTTTCAAACAAAGAATGGTGGGCAGAAACTGATAAGAGGTTCCAGGCATGGCCACGTACAGCAGGACCTCCAGTGGTGATGAACCCTATCAGTCGCCAGAATTTTATTGTGAAGACCCCTACTGACTCTTAA
- the LOC122650196 gene encoding serine/threonine-protein kinase PCRK1-like — MKCFHFSNGEKREDDDGLMSRISKVSWARSLSVASSSVDVRRFEFGSESVDFFDSLAFPDFLSLGRPNDLRIFSFSELRSATRGFSRALLIGEGGFGCVYRAVVRVSDDDPNANMDVAIKQLNRNGFQGHKEWITEVNYLGVVKHPNLVRLVGYCAEDDERGIQRLLVYELMRNKSLEDHLLIRMPSPLSWEMRLTIALDAARGLLYLHEEMDFQLIFRDFKTSNILLDENFNAKLSDFGLARLGPAEGLGHVSTSVVGTVGYAAPEYVQTGKLTAKSDVWSFGVVLFELITGRRSVDRNLPRSEQKLLEWVKPYVSDSKKFHLILDPRLEGSCCIKSVQKLASLANKCLMKQPKSRPKMSEVVEMLGQIIAETSSASDGGVLQSIKGTKPVKEYNVAENESTKQGANYLKRVFDFREIVSLRNRPSGRLDWRNWTPGLVRT, encoded by the exons ATGAAGTGCTTTCATTTCTCTAacggggagaagagagaggacgACGATGGCCTCATGTCTAGGATTTCTAAAGTTTCATGGGCCCGTTCCCTGAGCGTCGCTTCCAGTAGTGTGGATGTCCGGCGGTTCGAGTTTGGCTCGGAGTCGGTGGATTTCTTCGATTCTCTGGCTTTTCCAGACTTCTTATCTCTCGGGAGACCTAATGATCTGCGAATCTTTTCCTTCTCTGAGCTGAGATCAGCTACCAGGGGATTCAGTCGTGCGCTTTTGATTGGTGAGGGAGGCTTTGGATGTGTTTATAGAGCTGTTGTTAGGGTTTCTGATGATGATCCTAATGCCAACATGGATGTTGCCATCAAACAGTTGAATCGGAATGGTTTTCAG GGACATAAGGAATGGATTACAGAAGTAAACTATTTGGGTGTTGTGAAGCACCCAAATCTTGTCAGATTAGTTGGATATTGTGCTGAGGATGATGAGAGGGGAATTCAACGGCTTTTAGTATATGAACTTATGCGCAACAAAAGCTTGGAGGACCATCTTCTCATTCGGATGCCATCTCCTCTTTCATGGGAAATGAGATTAACAATTGCCCTAGATGCAGCACGTGGTTTATTATACCTCCACGAAGAAATGGATTTTCAG TTAATATTTCGGGATTTTAAAACATCAAACATTCTGTTGGATGAGAACTTCAACGCAAAGCTCTCTGACTTTGGATTGGCAAGGTTGGGTCCAGCCGAAGGACTTGGTCATGTTTCAACATCG GTTGTTGGAACAGTGGGCTATGCAGCTCCAGAATACGTTCAAACAGGGAAACTTACTGCCAAGAGTGATGTTTGGAGCTTTGGTGTCGTCCTCTTTGAACTCATAACTGGAAGACGATCAGTGGACAGAAACCTACCTAGGAGTGAGCAGAAGCTTTTAGAATGGGTTAAACCATATGTATCAGACTCCAAGAAATTCCACCTTATACTAGACCCACGACTAGAAGGCAGTTGTTGTATAAAATCTGTCCAAAAACTTGCCTCCCTTGCTAACAAGTGTCTAATGAAGCAACCCAAATCTCGCCCCAAGATGAGTGAAGTGGTTGAGATGCTTGGACAGATCATTGCCGAGACATCATCAGCATCAGATGGTGGGGTCCTACAATCTATCAAAGGAACCAAACCTGTGAAGGAATACAATGTAGCAGAGAATGAATCAACTAAACAAGGCGCCAATTATCTGAAGAGGGTATTTGATTTTAGAGAAATTGTCAGCTTAAGAAACAGACCCAGTGGGAGGTTGGATTGGAGAAATTGGACACCGGGGTTGGTGAGGACTTAG